Below is a genomic region from Balaenoptera ricei isolate mBalRic1 chromosome 3, mBalRic1.hap2, whole genome shotgun sequence.
AACCCGACACCCAATGGGGTTCCTTCCCGGAAACCCAGGGGGTTGGTCTGGAGGAAGCTCACCCAGTCACGTCACAGCCGCCACCACTCCCTGCCAGGCGAAAGAGCCCGTAGGGaccgccccgcccctgcccggAACACTGAGGGGCTAGGAGACACCGCCTTGCCCCGTCCGAAGGGGCCAGGGATGCTTAGGACCAGCCGGAGGCCCTAAGCGGAATCAAGAGGCCTGGCTCTAAGGGGCGGGAGTAAAAGAGGGGTGAGGAGATGAGTGGGCGTGGTCAGCCCGAGAAGGGCGGGGCAAATTTAAGGGGGCGGGGTACACTAGTAGGAACGGAGTTCCCAAGGGGGCGTGGTCTACGGGAAGAAGATTTTATCTGAAGGGGGCGTGGTTAGCGAAAAGAAAGTTTCTAAGGGGGCGGGGCGAGAACAAGGGGGCGGGGTGAGAGCCCGGAGGTTACTGTTGGAGAAGGGGCGGGGCCTGGAGGGGCGGGGTTTACGTGGGCGGGACCAGGTGATGGGGCTCGATTCCTTTCGGGCGCGGTGGGTGAAGGCTGGACCTggctggggcggggagggaggggtcggGAGCCGCAGAGTCTCAGGCTTCCGCCCGGCCCCAGGTTCTTGGGAGCTCCGCGGGTCCCGGCCCAGGTGAGTGAGGGGCCCCAGGCAGATCCAGGACCGGGAGATTACTGGGGCAGGGAGTTCTCTTTTCCAGGTGGGGCCACCAGCTCGCAGGGAGGATTTGTGTGTCTGTCCATGCGCGTCCGCGAACGTAAAAGGGGTCGCCTGACTGGGGCACTGTATATCACGCGTGTCCGTGTACCTGGGCGTCCTCCTCCAAGCGTGTTTTCTGTGCAACACGGAAagcctccctgcttccacttttgCCTGAACGATCTTTTTAAACCACAAACCAGATCGTGCCCCTCCCTCACTTCAGACCCTTCCCGTAGCTCCCCTTCCATCCCACTGAGATGAAAATTCGAGGTCCACCAGTTCCTGCATCGTCTCTGCCTACCTCACTGCTCTCCACTTCACTCCTGGCTCACAGCACCCAGCCCCACCAGCCTCCCTGATGTTGTAAGATGTAAAAAGCAAGctccaggcctttgcacttgccataTCCCCACCTGGACTgctctttctccacatctttgcatCACTGTCTCCCCTCTACTGAGATCTCAGCTCCTATGTCACCTGGTGGGAGAGAGCCTCCTGACTACCTGTTTAAGGTGGCCTGCCCCAGCCAGCCTTCTTGACATTTCCCTGTTTTATCAGCTTCACTGTTCACCCTTAGACATTACCTCCTTCATTCATCCCGCGCTTATTTGTTTTGTGTCTTGCCCACCGGAGGGGCCTTGGTCTCATTCATCACTGTTTCTCCAGGGTCTAGAACAGAGCCTGCCACGCAGGAAGCATTCAACCAGTCAGTGTTGGCTCAAGTTTGAGGCTCCGCGTCCACCTATGTCCCTGTGTCTCTGTGCACGCGGCTGCCCTCCtgcacgtgtgtgcacgtgtatgtgGTCAACAGAGCATGAATAatccccctcctcctttccccacgCTTGCCTCTCACCCACCCCCTCTCCTGACTCTGCCctgttcctctctcttcctcccagaTATCCAGAAATTATTCCAAAGGACGCAGGGCAGGTGGATGACTTAATTGGCCTGTGGCTGGCCTGTGCCCACTCTGAGCTCCCCCTGAACTAATCAGAGCCTTGTCAGTGACGCACCTCCACACCCACTAAGGGGCACCCACTAAGACAGAGGAAGCTGGAGTCCGGGGACTCTTAAGACCAAGGCCGGGCCTGGCCCAGGTGACAAACAGGAAGTGCTCAGGCATCCAGGAGACACACCTGGCTTCCAGGTATGCGGCACCTGGAGACAGCGCTCTGCTCAGCTCCCCCGCTCCTTAAGCCACCTAGGGCCCAGTCTGGGAACTTCCTGACCCTTTCAGGCCCTCAGCCCAGCTGACTCAGGTCATAAGAATCCGGGTGCTATTTCCCTGCAGACCCCGCCAGGCCCAGAAGATCTTGGGGGCAGGGGAAGCAAAAAGCAAACCCCTTGCTTCTCTCCCATCCAGGGCAGTTTTTTCCACCAGACACTTGAGACACACAGGGGCCTGAGGCCTGCGCCATGATTAACATGTCCTAAAGCATCTGAGACCTAAATTTGACTGCAGTAATAAGGAAATGGATCCGCTCCAAAACATGAAAATCTGCAAATGCTTATTTGCTGACAAGTCTACAAAAATATGACCTTCTAATGTCCTTAAAAATGTCGTTACATTGGAAAGGCACCTATGGGTTAGATTTTTGTACAATCTAAGAATCCTTGAGTATGCATATAGGTGGCTGAGATGCTATGGGCTTTAGTAAATTAAATTCTCCCCAGCCTGCAATTTCTTTCACCCCAAGAACCACCTGGCTTGCTCCCTCAAAATCCTCCCAATGTTCACCAACAGAGACCTTCCCGGGCCACCCTATGGAAAAATCTTAACTCCACCCCTTGAATCTTCATACCCCATCCctggtttcattttcttgtttaggTCTCTCGGATCTATCCTATACTTCCTCATCTAGTTACTTATTTTTCCAATCACTGTCTTCCCTACTAGAACATCCCTAAGGACAGGAATTCTGGTCTGTGTTGTTCACTGCTAGGTCTCTAGTGCCGAGAAGGGGcatctggcacacagtgggtgcccCATGAATATTGGTTTGAGTGAATTTGTTAATTAAATTTCGCCAAAACATAGCAGTATGTCATCTGCATAAAAAAACTGCATTACATTTGAAAGCAATGCAGAGGTCTTTTCCCTTTGCAAGAATCCCAGTGAATGCATGACTCTTTCCATGAAATCACAGCCTATTCTAAATTAAAGTTACTCATAGCCTGATTtaatctgatatatatatatatatttcaaatataattcagatataatttataattaagatATATAATCGGACTATGGGTAACATCTTTAActtaaagtataaatatataaatatttatacaaaaatgtttatatattttaaatataaatatttatatataattatatttatatattttaaatataaatacctaaatattctatattaaaatattgtatagtatacattaaaatattttaatatatataatttagtaaagatatactatatattaaaatataatatatatttttatatatgcatatacagagAGAGTTGCATTTTAAGGTTCAATAAGATATGGGCTGCTGTCTTCAAAACCATGAGGAACATGGAAGGGCTGAGCCAGATGCTCAGGATTCAAGagtaattattcccattttacagatgaggaagactGGGGCCTGTTGGAAGTACAAAGCACAGCCCCTGCACCCTCTGCCCCTGAGAGCTCCATGCAGGTGCCACAGGATGGAGAGGACTTTGCTGGCCAACCCTGGTACCACGGCCCACTGTCCCGCCAGGTACCACTGCCTCCTGCAGGACCTCAGGACCATCTGATGGGGAGTCTCACCCACCTTTGACTTACTGGGGACTCCTGGATCCCAGATGAGGGGCTTAGGGTCAAGGTCTATGGGAAAGAGTGGCTCAAGGGCTGGGGACTGTCTTGAAGCTTGGTTGGTGTGGcatgtcacttcttttttttttttttaatttttttttttttaatgctattcttgtctgcttacattctttttatgtatgtatgtatgtatgtatgtatgtatgtatggctttgttgggtcttcgtttctgtgcgagggctttctctagttgtggcaagcgggggccgctcttcatcgcggtgcgcgggcccctcactatcgcggcttctcgttgccgagcacaggctccagacgcgcaggctcagtaattgtggctcacgggccgagttgctccgcggcatgtgggatcttcccagaccagggctcgaacccgcgtcccctgcattggcaggcagattctcaaccactgcgccaccagggaagcccggcatgtCACTTCTTATATTTAAATTATCACTTCCTTTGGGATGGTGTTGGGGATTGAAGAGGGTCCTAATGACCCCTCAAACCACCCCTtggctctgcttctctctctctctctggatccCAGGCCACCCGTGGCCGCCAGGGGCCCATCTCCCTCTCAATCCAAAGCTCCTCACCCTCATCTCCAACTTAGGGGTCACCTTCAGGAGTCCCAGGACCTGGGGTATCCAATCAAATCACGAGAGGCAGTGTAGCTTAGTGGTTAAAACACCACACTTTAGCgccagacagcctgggttcaaatcccatcccTACAACTCACAATGGGTGTGAACTAGGGCAAGGTATTTgatatctctgggcctcagtttccccatctgtaaaatgggcataatagtacctacctcttaACCTTGGTAAAGGATGAAGTGAGTTCATACATTTTACACCGAAAACAGTGCCTGGAAGATAACAAGGGCTATACATGTGTCCATTGCGCATACTGTCCAGTCCCCAGCCCCCATCACCAGCTCCACTTTGCCCCTCTACGATGTTGTGGCCCTCAGCCCCTGTTTTCACACCAGCCACCATGGCTGGCATAAGACTGcttgaccatttttttaaaggttgattTAAAGGCCACTGTCTGTTTGGAAGGACCCAGTGAATGCCTTTTCTGGAAGCCACATTTGCATAGCAAGCTCAGTGCATGTCCTTGGTTTGGAAGTTGCATAAGTCAGTGTCGGCTAGTGGCTGTAAAAAACATTTCCAAGATGTCACCAGCCAGACTCGATCAACATTTAAGggtgtgacttccctggtggtccagggaagactctgcactcccagtgggtaagactccacactcccaatgcaggggacccaggtttgatcccctggtcgaggaactagatcccacatgcatgctgcaattaagagtccacatgccgcaactaagagtcgcataccacagctaaagatcccgcatgtcacaactaagacccagtgcagcctaaataaataaatattagaaaaaaaaaatttaagggctAGTTCATGTCACAATCTGAGGGGATGCAGAGCTCCAAAATGAGTCAGACCCAAGCCCTTTCCATCCTGTGTGTTCGCCATCCCCCAGGGCTTTGGGGACATCAACTGACAGAGGATGGAACCTGCAGGATTGTACAGGAGAATTTTATTGGTCAGGTCGGGACATTCCCCACAGCCCTTCTACCCTCATACCATTGGCCAGATCTTGTCACATGATAGCTAACTGCAAGGgggcctgggaaatgtagtccagaGGTATGCctgtgaaaaaagaagaaatggtctGACACAAAGGTACCCAGTCTCTAGGTTTTTTTGAGTGGGTGGAGCGGGGTGGGGAGTCATCATTAACTACTGATACAGGCTTATGCCTAAACCCCTTGCCCCTGTCCTCCATCCCCAGAAGGCTGAGGCCCTCCTCCAGCAAGATGGTGACTTCTTAGTTCGTGCATCTAAGTCCCGTGGGGGCCACCCTGTGATCTCCTGCCGTTGGCGGGGCTCAGTCCTACACTTCGAGGTGTTCCGTGTGGCCCTGCGCCCCCGGCCAGGCCGGCCCACAGCCCTCTTTCAGCTGGAAGATGAGCGTTTCCCAAGCCTGCCTGCCCTGGTTCGCAGCTATGTGACCGGCCAGCGTACACTGTCCCAGGCCACTGGAGCTGTGGCGTCCAGGCCAGTGACGCGGCAAGGACCTATTCGACGCAGCTTTAGTGAAGACACCCTTCCAGACGGCCCGGCTTGGACAGAGCCACTCAGGTACCACAGGCTCCCAACCCCCCTGACGACACCCAACACCCTCCAGGGTTCTCCACCTCGGCACTGTCCACTGGTGACATTTGCGGCCAGATTATTCTTGGTTGTGGGGGGCCGTTCTGTGCCttgtaggatgttcagcagcctccctggcctctatctactagatgccagtagaatCCTCTGTACGCCATCCCCCTAGTTGTGACGACCAGAAATGTCTCCtgacattgccaagtgtcccctgggggTATCAGGCACCCTGGTTGGGATCCACTGGTTCCCACCAGTGGAATGATGGGATGTAAGGTTTTCTGGGTGTTGATGGGGGCTGCTCTGTGCAGAGTAGGACAACACATCTCCCCCATCTCTGTCCCCAGGGCTAGGAAGCGGAGTGACAGTCAGCCCGCAGGCTTGCAGCATATGGGGCAGCCAACAGAAGACCACCCTGGTTCAGGTAAGGGTCTTCCAGGACAATACATAGCTCAGAGAttgctctgccactcactaccCAAGTGAACTTTGGCAGCTGACTTAACCTCCTGGAAAAAAGAGATGGTGATGCTCTCAATGTTGTCATGGTGACGAAAAAACACAGGACTAAGGAACTTTGTAGGTGCTTAAAAATATGGGTTTACGATGATTCCAAGAAGCCCTCTGTTCTCTAACCATGGCTGATCTCTCTAATAATTCCTCTCACATCCCGTACTCACTCCAGGCACATAGTCTTCCTTTCAGTTGCTGGAACCTTCCAAATTTGTTCCTGccgcagggcctttgcatttgctgttctcaCCATTGGAGAGTCCATTCCCTAATCTTTACCTGGCTGACTCCTTCTTGTCTAATGTGAGTTCTTCAAAGCAGCTGACCCTGACCATCCTACATAAAGGAGGAGTCCCCCTTATACCCTGACTGCCCTGTCCACACACCCCCAATTCAACATGAGCCCGCattgtgtgccagacactctaCTAAGTGCTGAGATACGTCAGTGAACAAGAAAGACAAAGATCCCTGCTCAAGTGGAGCCAACATCCTATTAGAGGAAGAAGGACCATGAACAACAAAAATGAGTCAATTACGAATGCTTTgggttaaaaattaaaagcaggacACAGTAAGGAGTATGGGAATGGTAGTGAGTATTACAATTTTAAGTAGTAGTTAGGAAAGGTCCCATGGGGAAAGATTTGAAGGAGATGAAGGAGGGAACGACGTGGATAATTGGATGAGAAtgacccaggcagagggaacagctagtgcaaaggtcctggggccaGAACAAGAGTTTGAACTGTTCATTGAACCAAAAGGAGGTGAGTGTAGCAGAAACACTGGGAGTGAGGGGGAAGTCACGAGAGATTGGGCTCAAACTGTGAGGGCTTCTTGGACTAATATGAGGACTTTGGCCCTTATTCAGAGCTAGCTGGGAACCGTGGGGAGGTTTTAAGCCCCTATAACAGGGTCGACTTAAATGCTTAGTAAATACAGAGTCTCCCAAAAGTCTGGGTGCAGTTTTAAGTTCCAATAACCTCAGAAGTAAATATGCCACAAACTTAACAAAAGACATCAtttgaaattttgataaattcaGTTTCTTTGATGCTTATGTAGCTTTGTGAATTTTGAatgagatttttcattttaatttcacacAGTCAGGGCTTACCATCTTCAATCAGAGGGGTAAAAACAAAGAATTCAAACTTGAAATGTAGTATTCAAAACTTGCAAAACTACATACGTGTCAGAGAACGTTTGTTTTCAAACCATTGGTAAGTGTGTAGCATTGATGCTGGTGAAGTTGTTCAATTTCAAAGCTGCACCAAGATAAGCTGGGATACCTGGTTATTGGCTGAATGAGTGGATGAACCAGGAGGTTAGTAGCCCATGAAGCCACTGACCCCTCCCAGCTATCTTCTCTGTGTACCTCTTTCACCCCCTTTTGTATGACCCCCAGGAGCTTCCACTATGCCTGCATCTGCCCTGCCTCGGACAGGTAGTGACTCCGTGTTGCTAAAGGTGCCCGTTCCCCTGGGGTCCATTGctgacagcctcagggcctctgaTGGGCAGCTTCATGCCAAGGCACCAACCAAGCCACCTCGAACATCCTCACTGATGCTGCCTGATGCCTCTGGACGCCCCCCAACGTACTGTGAGCTGGTGCCCCGAGTGCCCAGGGTCCAGGGAACACCTCCTGGCCATAGCTGCCCAGAGCCAGAGGCGCCATGGTgggaggctgaggaggaggaggaggaagaggaggagaacagATGTTTTGCAAGACCGCAGGCAGAGGTCTCTTTCTGCCCACCTGACAACCCCTtctgcctgctgggctcccagaatCGGCCCCTGGAAACCGAAGTCCTGCATACGCTCCATGGCCTGTTCCTGGAGCACCATCCTGGGAGCACCGCTCTCCACCTGCTATTGGTGGATTGCCAGGTGGGTCACCTACAGAGGTTTTTCCTCCCCAGGCAGGGGCTGAAGCCAGGACAAGGCCCAACCCCACCTCACATCTGTATACTCACTCTGCTCCCTTGACTTCTCTACTCTTACCCTGGCCCCCCATCGCCAGGCGACTGGCCTCCTGGGAGTGACCAAGGCCCAGCGGGGCGCCATGGGGGTCGCCTCTGGTCTGGAGCTGCTCACACTTCCCCATGGGCATCGCTTGAGGTTGGAACTGCTGGAgaggtgagccagccacctggAATTCCTAGGGTCTCCAAACCTCCCCATTCACGGTCCCCTAGGGAGGTGGGGGATAGGCAATGCCACCGACCGTCCCTCCTCACCCCCGCATTGCAaacctccccactgcccccagacCCTTGCCTTCCGCCTCCACAGGCTCGAGACGCTGGCACTGGCGGGGGCGCTGGCAGTGCTGGGCTGCGCAGGGCCGCTGGAGGAGCGCGCGGCCGCCCTGAGGGGCCTGGTGGAGCTGGCCCTGGCGCTGCGGCCAGGGGCGGCGGGAGACCTGCCCGGACTGGCCGCGGTCATGGGCGCCTTGCTCATGCCCCAGGTGCGTGGGAagcagggatggggaggaggccAGAGAGCAAGTAATGGGGAAAAGTGGAGAGGAGGC
It encodes:
- the SH2D3A gene encoding SH2 domain-containing protein 3A isoform X1, with amino-acid sequence MQVPQDGEDFAGQPWYHGPLSRQKAEALLQQDGDFLVRASKSRGGHPVISCRWRGSVLHFEVFRVALRPRPGRPTALFQLEDERFPSLPALVRSYVTGQRTLSQATGAVASRPVTRQGPIRRSFSEDTLPDGPAWTEPLRARKRSDSQPAGLQHMGQPTEDHPGSGASTMPASALPRTGSDSVLLKVPVPLGSIADSLRASDGQLHAKAPTKPPRTSSLMLPDASGRPPTYCELVPRVPRVQGTPPGHSCPEPEAPWWEAEEEEEEEEENRCFARPQAEVSFCPPDNPFCLLGSQNRPLETEVLHTLHGLFLEHHPGSTALHLLLVDCQATGLLGVTKAQRGAMGVASGLELLTLPHGHRLRLELLERLETLALAGALAVLGCAGPLEERAAALRGLVELALALRPGAAGDLPGLAAVMGALLMPQVSRLERTWRQLRRSHTEAALAFEQELKPLMRALDEGAGEWRLSMSGPCDPGEVALPYVAPAVRLLEGEELPGPLDESCERLLRTLHRARLLARDAPRFREAAARRLRGFRPHPELREALTTGFLRRLLWGSRGAGAPWATRLEKFQRVLSVLSQRLEPDH
- the SH2D3A gene encoding SH2 domain-containing protein 3A isoform X3; this translates as MQVPQDGEDFAGQPWYHGPLSRQKAEALLQQDGDFLVRASKSRGGHPVISCRWRGSVLHFEVFRVALRPRPGRPTALFQLEDERFPSLPALVRSYVTGQRTLSQATGAVASRPVTRQGPIRRSFSEDTLPDGPAWTEPLRARKRSDSQPAGLQHMGQPTEDHPGSGASTMPASALPRTGSDSVLLKVPVPLGSIADSLRASDGQLHAKAPTKPPRTSSLMLPDASGRPPTYCELVPRVPRVQGTPPGHSCPEPEAPWWEAEEEEEEEEENRCFARPQAEVSFCPPDNPFCLLGSQNRPLETEVLHTLHGLFLEHHPGSTALHLLLVDCQATGLLGVTKAQRGAMGVASGLELLTLPHGHRLRLELLERLETLALAGALAVLGCAGPLEERAAALRGLVELALALRPGAAGDLPGLAAVMGALLMPQVSRLERTWRQLRRSHTEAALAFEQELKPLMRALDEGAGSTLALHSASCFGPRLRPLSKAPPSSP
- the SH2D3A gene encoding SH2 domain-containing protein 3A isoform X2, producing the protein MQVPQDGEDFAGQPWYHGPLSRQKAEALLQQDGDFLVRASKSRGGHPVISCRWRGSVLHFEVFRVALRPRPGRPTALFQLEDERFPSLPALVRSYVTGQRTLSQATGAVASRPVTRQGPIRRSFSEDTLPDGPAWTEPLRARKRSDSQPAGLQHMGQPTEDHPGSGASTMPASALPRTGSDSVLLKVPVPLGSIADSLRASDGQLHAKAPTKPPRTSSLMLPDASGRPPTYCELVPRVPRVQGTPPGHSCPEPEAPWWEAEEEEEEEEENRCFARPQAEVSFCPPDNPFCLLGSQNRPLETEVLHTLHGLFLEHHPGSTALHLLLVDCQATGLLGVTKAQRGAMGVASGLELLTLPHGHRLRLELLERLETLALAGALAVLGCAGPLEERAAALRGLVELALALRPGAAGDLPGLAAVMGALLMPQVSRLERTWRQLRRSHTEAALAFEQELKPLMRALDEGAGPCDPGEVALPYVAPAVRLLEGEELPGPLDESCERLLRTLHRARLLARDAPRFREAAARRLRGFRPHPELREALTTGFLRRLLWGSRGAGAPWATRLEKFQRVLSVLSQRLEPDH
- the SH2D3A gene encoding SH2 domain-containing protein 3A isoform X4, whose translation is MERTLLANPGTTAHCPARARKRSDSQPAGLQHMGQPTEDHPGSGASTMPASALPRTGSDSVLLKVPVPLGSIADSLRASDGQLHAKAPTKPPRTSSLMLPDASGRPPTYCELVPRVPRVQGTPPGHSCPEPEAPWWEAEEEEEEEEENRCFARPQAEVSFCPPDNPFCLLGSQNRPLETEVLHTLHGLFLEHHPGSTALHLLLVDCQATGLLGVTKAQRGAMGVASGLELLTLPHGHRLRLELLERLETLALAGALAVLGCAGPLEERAAALRGLVELALALRPGAAGDLPGLAAVMGALLMPQVSRLERTWRQLRRSHTEAALAFEQELKPLMRALDEGAGPCDPGEVALPYVAPAVRLLEGEELPGPLDESCERLLRTLHRARLLARDAPRFREAAARRLRGFRPHPELREALTTGFLRRLLWGSRGAGAPWATRLEKFQRVLSVLSQRLEPDH